A genomic window from Planococcus rifietoensis includes:
- the ytpR gene encoding YtpR family tRNA-binding protein produces the protein MNAFYNKQGVGDVLLVQLTLEKPDKIHTEQFGDVTLIKNDQQEIAGFNLFQASDYAELPEGQPVEVTEALVTALQNALKKNGVSHTLEVDLTPKFVVGYVASKDKHPNADKLNVCQVAVGEETLQIVCGAPNVEAGQKVVVAKVGAVMPSGMVIRDAELRGVASSGMICSAKELDLPDAPAEKGILVLPEDAQTGSPFEMKV, from the coding sequence ATGAATGCATTCTATAACAAACAAGGCGTAGGCGACGTGCTGCTCGTTCAATTGACATTGGAAAAACCGGATAAAATCCACACAGAACAATTTGGGGATGTAACCTTGATTAAAAATGACCAACAGGAAATCGCCGGTTTCAATTTGTTCCAGGCAAGCGATTACGCAGAGTTGCCGGAAGGGCAGCCTGTGGAAGTGACGGAAGCACTCGTGACAGCGCTACAAAATGCATTGAAAAAAAACGGTGTCTCCCATACGCTGGAAGTTGATTTGACACCGAAATTCGTTGTCGGCTATGTAGCGTCGAAAGACAAGCATCCGAATGCGGATAAATTGAATGTATGCCAAGTGGCAGTCGGGGAAGAAACCTTGCAGATCGTTTGCGGCGCACCGAATGTCGAGGCTGGCCAAAAAGTGGTCGTCGCTAAAGTCGGGGCGGTCATGCCTTCGGGTATGGTCATCCGTGATGCGGAATTGCGCGGCGTCGCTTCTAGCGGCATGATCTGCTCGGCGAAAGAATTGGACTTGCCGGACGCACCGGCGGAAAAAGGAATTTTGGTATTGCCGGAAGATGCGCAAACAGGATCTCCATTTGAAATGAAGGTGTAA
- a CDS encoding thioredoxin family protein, with the protein MEKLQSVQQFTQLANSENVIFMFTAGWCPDCRVIDPIMPDIEEKFSDYTFVSVDRDEFIDLCIEKDIYGIPSFLGFREGDEQGRFVSRDRKTQEEIESFISNLSK; encoded by the coding sequence ATGGAAAAATTGCAGTCAGTCCAGCAGTTTACGCAACTGGCAAACTCAGAAAACGTCATCTTCATGTTTACGGCCGGATGGTGCCCGGATTGCCGGGTCATCGATCCGATCATGCCTGACATTGAAGAAAAATTCAGCGACTATACTTTTGTCTCCGTCGACCGGGACGAATTCATCGATCTATGCATCGAAAAAGATATCTATGGAATCCCGAGTTTCCTCGGATTCCGTGAAGGCGACGAGCAAGGGCGCTTTGTCAGCCGCGACCGCAAGACGCAGGAGGAAATTGAATCGTTTATCTCCAACCTGTCGAAATAA
- a CDS encoding M42 family metallopeptidase, whose translation MNQDTRAMFKTLTELPGAPGNEHAVRKFMRSELEKYSDDIISDNLGSIFGVKKGAQDGPRVMVAGHMDEVGFMVTQITDNGMLRFQPLGGWWNQVMLAMRVDVVAGDRIVPGVVGSIPPHLLDEATRQKPMDIKNMLIDIGADDKDDALSMGVRPGQQIVPFSPFTPMANDKKIMAKAWDNRYGCGLSIELLKELQGESLPNQLFSGATVMEEVGLRGAQTAANLIQPDIFYALDASPANDATGDKNEFGQLGKGALLRILDRTMVTHRGMREFILDTAETHNIPYQYFVSQGGTDAGKVHIANEGIPSSVIGICSRYIHTSASVIHTDDYAAAKELLVKLVKATDQSTIDTIKQNV comes from the coding sequence ATGAACCAGGATACAAGAGCGATGTTTAAAACCTTAACCGAGCTTCCGGGAGCACCCGGCAATGAACACGCCGTGCGCAAGTTCATGCGCAGCGAGCTTGAAAAATATTCGGACGACATTATCTCGGATAATCTCGGCAGCATATTCGGCGTCAAAAAAGGCGCACAAGACGGGCCGCGAGTCATGGTAGCCGGCCATATGGACGAAGTCGGCTTCATGGTAACGCAAATCACCGATAATGGCATGCTGCGCTTTCAACCGCTCGGCGGCTGGTGGAATCAAGTCATGCTCGCCATGCGTGTGGACGTAGTTGCAGGAGACCGCATCGTTCCGGGCGTCGTTGGATCGATCCCGCCGCATCTACTGGATGAGGCGACGCGCCAAAAGCCGATGGACATCAAGAACATGCTCATCGACATCGGTGCAGATGATAAGGATGATGCATTGTCGATGGGCGTTCGCCCTGGACAGCAAATCGTCCCATTCAGCCCGTTCACGCCTATGGCCAATGATAAGAAAATCATGGCTAAAGCGTGGGACAACCGCTATGGCTGCGGCTTATCGATTGAGTTGCTGAAAGAATTGCAAGGCGAGTCCTTGCCGAACCAATTGTTCTCCGGCGCGACGGTCATGGAAGAAGTCGGCCTTCGCGGTGCGCAGACGGCAGCCAATTTGATTCAGCCGGATATCTTTTATGCGCTGGACGCAAGCCCGGCAAACGATGCGACAGGGGACAAGAATGAATTCGGCCAGTTAGGTAAAGGGGCGCTATTGCGCATCCTCGACCGCACGATGGTCACGCATCGCGGCATGCGTGAATTCATTCTCGATACTGCTGAAACGCATAACATCCCTTATCAGTATTTCGTTTCACAAGGCGGAACGGATGCTGGAAAAGTCCACATCGCCAACGAAGGCATCCCGAGTTCCGTCATCGGCATCTGCTCGCGCTATATCCATACTTCCGCCTCGGTTATCCATACAGACGATTACGCAGCGGCCAAAGAGTTGCTCGTGAAGCTGGTGAAGGCAACAGACCAGTCGACGATTGACACAATCAAACAAAACGTCTGA
- a CDS encoding pseudouridine synthase — protein sequence MRIDKLLSNSGFGSRKEVKILLRSKAVEVNGETVRDPKFHVDEKIDEISVAGEPVVYREFIYLMMNKPQGVISATEDRFDETVIDLLTEDEQRFEPFPVGRLDKDTEGLLLITNDGKLAHELLSPKKHVDKTYYARIDSPVTDEDIEAFKQGVVLDDGYETKPAQLHILRSGEESEIELTITEGKFHQVKRMFESVNKQVVFLKRLSMGPLPLDDTLELGEYRELTEDELTKLKQRK from the coding sequence ATGAGAATCGATAAATTATTGTCGAATTCAGGATTCGGCTCAAGAAAAGAAGTGAAAATCTTACTGAGATCGAAAGCGGTGGAAGTGAACGGCGAAACGGTACGTGACCCGAAATTTCATGTCGATGAGAAAATAGATGAAATCTCGGTCGCCGGTGAACCGGTCGTCTACCGGGAGTTTATCTACTTGATGATGAACAAACCGCAAGGCGTCATTTCAGCGACAGAAGACCGCTTCGATGAAACCGTCATTGATTTGCTGACAGAAGATGAGCAGCGCTTCGAGCCGTTTCCGGTCGGGCGCCTCGATAAGGATACGGAAGGGCTGCTGCTGATCACAAACGATGGCAAATTGGCCCACGAGCTATTGTCGCCGAAAAAGCATGTCGATAAAACCTATTATGCGAGAATCGACAGCCCCGTAACGGATGAAGACATAGAAGCATTCAAACAAGGCGTCGTACTTGATGACGGCTATGAGACAAAGCCTGCACAGCTGCACATTTTACGCAGCGGGGAAGAATCCGAAATCGAATTGACCATTACGGAAGGGAAATTCCACCAGGTCAAGCGCATGTTCGAAAGCGTGAACAAGCAAGTGGTATTTTTAAAGCGTTTGTCGATGGGGCCGCTCCCACTGGATGATACGCTCGAGCTTGGGGAATACCGGGAATTGACGGAAGATGAATTAACTAAATTAAAGCAAAGAAAATGA
- the pepV gene encoding dipeptidase PepV — protein sequence MDWQQEAERRKEELLSELQELIAIPSVLSEDGNPDAPYGKEVRQALDWFLEKGERAGFKAKNIANVAGHLETGEGQELLGILGHVDVVPAGDGWTKEPFGGEIADGKLFGRGAIDDKGPTIAAWMALKMVKDSGFEFKRRVRLIIGTDEESGFRCVERYFQTEEMPDIGFAPDADFPIINAEKGIADIKYTLSAAETGELLEFTSGERTNMVPDRAVAKLALASGEIDVAFREFCKKEKVAGDCTPNAEGTVLTVYGKSAHAMEPDAGVNAGIVLAKFLQDKVTGDGAQFVRFIAHYFSGDSRGQKLGLSYSDDASGDTTFNAGIMRYKAEERADVRVSMRYSVSCPFDDMMAAHQINGVEEEVVSNSKPHHVDAADPFIQTLQQAYEKQTGEPADLLAIGGGTYARVLDKGVAFGMLFPGEPDVAHQADEFVDIDNLVKATAIYAEAIYQLACK from the coding sequence ATGGATTGGCAGCAGGAAGCAGAGCGGCGTAAAGAAGAATTGCTCAGTGAATTGCAAGAGTTGATCGCAATTCCGAGCGTATTAAGCGAAGACGGAAATCCCGACGCTCCTTATGGAAAAGAAGTTCGGCAAGCGCTGGATTGGTTTTTGGAAAAAGGAGAGCGTGCAGGGTTTAAGGCGAAAAATATCGCCAATGTTGCAGGGCATTTGGAGACAGGCGAAGGGCAGGAACTTCTCGGAATTCTCGGCCACGTCGATGTCGTTCCAGCCGGAGACGGGTGGACAAAAGAGCCGTTCGGCGGCGAGATCGCCGACGGGAAATTGTTCGGGCGCGGAGCCATCGATGATAAAGGCCCGACAATCGCTGCATGGATGGCGCTGAAAATGGTCAAGGATTCAGGATTCGAGTTCAAGCGCAGAGTCAGGTTGATCATCGGCACTGATGAGGAAAGCGGCTTCCGCTGCGTGGAGCGTTATTTCCAGACAGAAGAAATGCCAGATATCGGATTTGCGCCGGATGCGGATTTTCCGATCATCAATGCAGAGAAGGGCATCGCGGACATCAAGTACACGCTTAGTGCTGCAGAAACCGGCGAATTGCTGGAATTCACTTCAGGGGAACGGACCAATATGGTGCCTGACCGTGCGGTGGCAAAGTTAGCACTGGCTAGCGGCGAAATCGATGTGGCTTTCCGGGAATTTTGCAAAAAGGAAAAGGTGGCAGGCGATTGTACGCCGAATGCTGAAGGGACTGTGTTGACCGTATACGGCAAATCGGCCCATGCCATGGAACCCGATGCAGGTGTCAATGCCGGCATTGTGCTCGCGAAATTTTTGCAGGATAAAGTTACAGGAGACGGTGCACAATTCGTCCGCTTTATCGCCCATTATTTCAGCGGCGATTCCAGGGGGCAAAAGCTCGGGCTCTCGTATTCGGATGACGCGTCCGGCGACACGACATTCAATGCCGGAATCATGCGCTATAAAGCAGAAGAGCGTGCTGATGTGCGCGTCAGCATGCGTTATTCGGTCAGCTGTCCATTTGATGATATGATGGCAGCTCATCAAATAAATGGAGTGGAAGAGGAGGTCGTATCCAATTCCAAGCCGCATCACGTCGATGCAGCGGATCCATTTATTCAAACACTGCAGCAGGCTTACGAGAAACAGACCGGCGAACCGGCAGACTTGCTTGCGATCGGTGGCGGCACTTATGCACGCGTTCTCGATAAAGGCGTCGCTTTCGGGATGTTGTTTCCGGGAGAACCCGATGTTGCGCATCAAGCCGATGAATTCGTCGATATCGACAATTTGGTAAAAGCAACAGCGATATATGCAGAAGCCATTTATCAATTGGCTTGCAAATAA
- the thpR gene encoding RNA 2',3'-cyclic phosphodiesterase: MSTHYFIGIRIPGQAAEKIGHARDSWELTTHKRLTPPADMHITLIFIGEDRFGELGEIAERLGQIDQVPFRLQVAGVKTFGNPETPRIVYAALSDNPELMALQQAVEQQLDPLQLATDPKPFVPHITLASRWKGGSLPENWQLEELEFAVDSFSLFEIHPRETPRYKEIQTYPLKGGA; encoded by the coding sequence ATGAGCACGCATTATTTTATTGGAATCCGGATTCCCGGGCAAGCAGCTGAAAAAATCGGGCACGCGAGAGATTCGTGGGAGCTGACTACCCATAAACGTTTAACGCCTCCTGCGGATATGCATATTACTTTGATTTTCATTGGCGAAGACCGCTTTGGTGAATTGGGGGAGATTGCTGAACGGCTCGGGCAAATCGATCAAGTGCCGTTTCGCTTGCAGGTCGCAGGCGTGAAGACATTCGGTAATCCCGAAACACCGCGCATCGTCTATGCTGCACTTTCTGACAACCCTGAGTTGATGGCACTTCAACAGGCTGTAGAGCAACAGCTGGATCCATTGCAGCTTGCTACTGACCCAAAACCGTTTGTCCCGCACATTACGCTTGCCAGCCGCTGGAAAGGCGGAAGCTTGCCGGAAAACTGGCAGCTGGAAGAGCTGGAATTTGCGGTCGATTCGTTCTCTCTATTTGAGATTCATCCGCGGGAAACCCCACGATACAAAGAAATTCAAACTTATCCATTGAAAGGCGGCGCTTAA
- a CDS encoding DUF1444 family protein yields MKSAELFTILKERVANDQLSWTLDRQKDIANVRHKKLGKGMTISLPQVINRFETKGDSAIEEIAYTISETFQAMERESAGEMPGEQHIYPVIRSTSFPEESREGHRFLTSPHTAETRIYYALDAGTTYRLIDEKVLESLALTAEQVQEIAKFQVKKLKTAVKEDHVAGNVFYFLNENDGYDATRILNETFLKDMKKKVQGDMTVSVPHQDVLIIGDIRNETGYDVLAQMAMHFFTNGKVPITSLSFVYENEALEPIFILAKNRPEKENDKK; encoded by the coding sequence ATGAAATCCGCCGAGTTATTTACTATACTGAAAGAGCGGGTTGCAAATGACCAGTTAAGCTGGACGTTGGACCGCCAAAAAGATATCGCAAATGTTAGGCATAAAAAGTTGGGGAAAGGCATGACCATTTCCTTGCCGCAAGTGATCAACCGTTTCGAAACGAAAGGCGATTCCGCGATCGAAGAAATCGCCTATACAATTTCCGAGACCTTCCAGGCAATGGAGCGCGAGTCAGCAGGGGAAATGCCGGGCGAACAGCATATTTACCCGGTCATCCGCTCGACTTCGTTTCCGGAAGAATCGCGTGAAGGCCATCGTTTCCTGACTTCACCCCATACGGCAGAAACACGTATTTATTACGCGCTCGATGCCGGGACGACTTACCGGCTGATCGATGAAAAAGTATTGGAAAGCTTAGCGCTGACAGCGGAACAAGTGCAGGAAATCGCTAAATTCCAAGTGAAGAAGTTGAAAACGGCAGTCAAAGAAGACCATGTGGCAGGAAATGTCTTCTATTTCCTGAACGAAAATGATGGTTATGATGCTACGCGCATCTTGAATGAAACATTTTTGAAAGATATGAAAAAGAAAGTACAAGGAGATATGACAGTCTCAGTTCCCCATCAAGACGTCTTAATCATCGGCGATATCCGCAACGAAACCGGATACGATGTGCTTGCCCAGATGGCGATGCATTTCTTCACGAACGGCAAAGTGCCGATTACGTCCTTGTCGTTCGTCTATGAAAACGAGGCGCTTGAACCGATATTCATCTTAGCGAAAAACAGACCCGAGAAGGAGAACGATAAAAAATGA
- the dat gene encoding D-amino-acid transaminase → MEWILSNGEIVKEQDLEISKEDRGYQFGDGIYEVIRVYEGDLFTATEHIDRFYASAEKIRITVPYTKDVFHKMLYDLVELNQIDNGQVYVQITRGAAPRNHQFPENAEPVVVGYTKSVERPVKFLGNGVKALFVEDVRWLRCDIKSLNLLGNVMAKQQAYEEGYFEAILHRGDTVTEGSSSNMYGIKDGVLYTHPATNLILNGITRRVIFELCNELGIEVAETAFTKQQALEMDEFFMSSTTSEVMPVIEISGQKIADGSPGELTRKLQKAFEARIKLGVIS, encoded by the coding sequence ATGGAATGGATTTTGTCCAATGGCGAGATTGTAAAAGAACAGGATTTGGAGATTTCAAAAGAAGACCGTGGGTATCAGTTCGGTGACGGCATTTATGAAGTTATCCGCGTGTACGAAGGGGATTTGTTCACCGCAACGGAACACATCGACCGCTTCTATGCCAGTGCAGAGAAAATCCGCATCACGGTTCCTTACACAAAAGATGTTTTCCACAAGATGCTTTATGATTTGGTCGAATTGAATCAAATCGACAACGGACAAGTGTATGTCCAAATTACACGCGGAGCGGCTCCACGAAATCATCAATTCCCCGAAAATGCTGAACCGGTTGTGGTCGGTTACACAAAATCGGTCGAGCGCCCTGTGAAATTTTTAGGAAACGGCGTGAAGGCACTTTTCGTTGAAGATGTGCGTTGGTTGCGCTGTGACATCAAGAGCTTGAACTTGCTCGGCAATGTGATGGCGAAACAGCAGGCTTATGAAGAAGGTTATTTCGAAGCGATCCTTCACCGCGGCGATACGGTGACGGAAGGTTCGTCATCAAATATGTACGGCATCAAAGACGGAGTTCTTTACACACACCCAGCGACCAACTTGATCTTGAACGGCATTACGAGACGCGTCATTTTCGAGCTGTGTAACGAGCTGGGCATCGAGGTGGCGGAAACGGCGTTCACGAAGCAGCAGGCGCTTGAGATGGATGAATTCTTCATGTCTTCAACAACTTCCGAAGTCATGCCGGTCATTGAGATTTCCGGACAGAAAATTGCGGATGGCTCGCCTGGCGAATTGACGCGCAAACTCCAAAAGGCTTTCGAAGCGCGGATTAAATTGGGCGTTATTTCCTGA
- a CDS encoding diacylglycerol/lipid kinase family protein has translation MEIVFIINPTAGNGAAIRKWRKFSETIDFPFEQFITRSPGHAFQIVEQLKARTRKILVIGFGGDGTMREIAAAAAGAELLFIASVPAGSGNDFARSFSCFSSTQEISRFLANPKGLLTDIGQVGVQPEQLFASSSGIGFDAAVAHAVNRSRTKLWLNKFGLGKLAYLVFVVMTLFAFKKFGLTIESSGTVYHYEDVWLATVSNQPYFGGGMKISPHSSVYDGQLELTVVHRLPRLKLLAVFGTVFSGSHTKFPEVVQFSGKHFLITVDRPVPHHVDGDDAGMADAQEPLEFYVSATQWQQAKL, from the coding sequence ATGGAGATTGTCTTTATCATTAATCCAACAGCTGGCAACGGGGCAGCAATTAGGAAATGGCGTAAGTTTTCCGAAACCATCGATTTTCCTTTCGAGCAATTCATCACCCGCTCTCCAGGACATGCCTTTCAAATAGTTGAACAATTGAAAGCAAGAACACGGAAAATCTTGGTGATCGGCTTCGGTGGAGATGGGACGATGCGTGAGATTGCTGCAGCTGCGGCGGGGGCTGAACTTTTATTCATCGCGTCGGTTCCAGCCGGGTCGGGCAATGATTTCGCGCGCAGCTTCAGTTGTTTTTCCTCTACACAGGAAATTAGCCGTTTTTTGGCAAACCCTAAAGGATTGCTGACCGATATCGGGCAAGTGGGCGTTCAACCGGAGCAGCTATTTGCTAGCAGTTCGGGAATCGGCTTTGACGCAGCTGTCGCGCATGCTGTCAATCGTTCGCGGACGAAGCTATGGCTCAATAAGTTCGGCCTCGGCAAATTGGCGTATTTGGTTTTTGTCGTCATGACCTTATTTGCGTTTAAGAAATTCGGTCTCACGATCGAATCGTCCGGAACAGTGTATCATTACGAGGATGTGTGGCTTGCTACTGTCAGCAATCAGCCGTATTTTGGCGGCGGCATGAAAATTTCGCCCCACTCGTCAGTGTATGATGGCCAGCTCGAATTGACGGTCGTCCACCGCCTGCCGAGATTGAAACTACTGGCCGTTTTTGGTACGGTATTTAGCGGAAGCCATACGAAATTTCCGGAAGTCGTGCAGTTCAGCGGCAAGCATTTTTTGATCACTGTTGATCGCCCAGTCCCGCATCATGTGGACGGGGACGATGCAGGAATGGCAGATGCGCAAGAACCACTCGAGTTTTATGTTTCAGCGACACAATGGCAACAAGCAAAATTATAA
- the trmB gene encoding tRNA (guanosine(46)-N7)-methyltransferase TrmB, giving the protein MRARYKPWAAELIEAHPEIVIPNPEALKGKWHEEFGNDRPIHIEAGSGKGRFITGMAQANPDINYIGIELFESVIVTALQGALEPEGGIPNLRLLQVNAQELETFFEANEIDRVYLNFSDPWPKTRHAKRRLTHESFLRLYERVLPEGGEIHFKTDNRGLFEYSLTSISEYGMLLKDVSLDLHANEPEWNIMTEYEEKFLKKGQPIYRLEAKFQA; this is encoded by the coding sequence ATGAGAGCAAGATATAAACCATGGGCGGCAGAGTTGATCGAAGCCCATCCGGAGATTGTCATTCCCAATCCGGAAGCGTTAAAAGGCAAATGGCACGAAGAGTTTGGCAATGACCGCCCGATCCACATCGAGGCAGGAAGCGGGAAAGGCCGCTTCATTACAGGCATGGCTCAAGCCAATCCGGACATCAATTACATTGGAATTGAATTATTTGAAAGCGTGATTGTGACGGCGCTTCAAGGGGCTTTAGAGCCAGAAGGCGGCATCCCGAACTTGCGTCTCTTGCAAGTGAATGCACAAGAGCTTGAAACGTTCTTCGAAGCAAACGAGATCGATCGCGTCTACTTGAACTTTTCGGATCCTTGGCCAAAGACGCGACACGCGAAACGTCGTTTAACGCATGAGAGTTTCCTGAGATTGTATGAGCGTGTGTTGCCTGAAGGAGGCGAAATTCATTTCAAGACCGATAACCGCGGGCTTTTTGAATATTCGCTCACGAGTATTTCCGAATATGGTATGTTATTGAAGGATGTATCGCTGGATCTTCACGCCAACGAGCCGGAATGGAACATCATGACGGAATATGAAGAGAAGTTTTTGAAAAAAGGGCAGCCGATCTACCGGCTGGAGGCGAAATTCCAAGCGTAA
- a CDS encoding DUF84 family protein produces MKLCVASTNPAKTGAVASALEKLGIQAEINQQEAQSGVSAQPFSIEETKAGAINRAHHVLGDCDAAIGLEGGVFELDGTLYLCNWGALVTSSGAVYVAGGAQVPLPAEIAVLLRAGEELGPVMDRYAQETGIRHHKGAIGILTAGKLNRVEMFSQIIVLLFGQWQANSD; encoded by the coding sequence ATGAAATTATGTGTGGCATCGACCAATCCGGCTAAAACCGGGGCAGTCGCATCAGCTCTTGAGAAGTTGGGCATTCAGGCAGAAATCAATCAACAAGAAGCACAATCAGGTGTTTCAGCACAGCCATTTTCCATTGAAGAAACCAAAGCCGGAGCGATCAATCGCGCGCATCATGTGCTTGGGGATTGTGACGCAGCAATCGGATTGGAGGGCGGTGTTTTTGAACTCGACGGGACATTGTATTTGTGCAACTGGGGAGCCCTCGTGACGTCTAGTGGTGCTGTTTATGTTGCAGGCGGTGCGCAAGTGCCATTGCCTGCGGAAATTGCCGTGCTTTTGCGAGCTGGCGAAGAACTTGGCCCTGTCATGGACCGCTATGCACAAGAAACGGGAATCCGTCATCATAAAGGAGCGATCGGCATTTTAACTGCCGGCAAGCTGAACCGGGTCGAGATGTTTTCCCAAATCATCGTCTTATTGTTCGGGCAATGGCAGGCAAACAGCGATTAA
- a CDS encoding YtnP family quorum-quenching lactonase has protein sequence MQKFQFHDMLLTWLDGGTTWLDGGTMFGVVPKVVWSKRYPANGQNQIELPTHPMLVQFDGHNILVDSGLGNGKLTDRQKRNLGVSSESRVEEELEELGLSAEDIDTVLMTHLHGDHAAGLTKKQGEGYVSAFPNAKIYVSAVEWEEMQNPNIRSRNTYWKENWEPITGQVETFTDKVTVFDAITMIHTGGHSNGHSVIKFEQNGETILHMGDIMPTHAHQNPLWVLAFDDYPMDSIYAKDKLMKEALPGHFYFSFYHDAFYRLIKWNEDGKEVVDALERKEKVFE, from the coding sequence ATGCAGAAATTTCAATTTCACGACATGTTGCTAACTTGGCTTGATGGAGGGACGACTTGGCTTGATGGCGGCACGATGTTCGGCGTGGTCCCGAAAGTGGTGTGGTCGAAACGCTATCCTGCAAATGGGCAGAATCAGATCGAATTGCCGACGCACCCGATGTTGGTCCAGTTCGATGGCCATAATATCCTTGTCGACAGCGGACTCGGCAATGGCAAATTGACCGATCGCCAAAAGCGCAATCTGGGCGTTTCCTCGGAATCGCGTGTGGAAGAGGAGCTAGAAGAGCTAGGCTTATCTGCAGAAGATATTGACACAGTGTTGATGACGCATCTTCATGGCGATCACGCGGCCGGCCTGACGAAAAAACAAGGTGAGGGATACGTGTCTGCGTTCCCAAACGCAAAAATTTACGTATCGGCTGTGGAATGGGAAGAAATGCAAAACCCGAACATCCGCTCACGTAATACGTATTGGAAAGAAAATTGGGAACCGATCACTGGACAGGTCGAAACCTTTACCGACAAAGTGACCGTATTCGATGCGATCACCATGATACACACCGGCGGCCATTCAAACGGCCATAGCGTCATCAAGTTCGAACAGAACGGGGAGACGATTCTCCATATGGGCGACATCATGCCGACCCATGCACATCAAAATCCGCTGTGGGTATTGGCATTTGACGATTATCCGATGGACTCAATTTATGCAAAAGACAAATTGATGAAAGAAGCGCTGCCGGGCCATTTCTATTTCAGCTTCTACCACGATGCTTTTTATCGCCTCATCAAATGGAACGAGGACGGAAAAGAAGTGGTCGACGCGCTTGAACGCAAAGAAAAAGTGTTTGAATAA
- a CDS encoding PepSY domain-containing protein → MKNRDLLIGFAAGAAAAYIAKEVYENKQTLYPADDVLKKVKQSFKEEGPIDGSWIFMKTEPYNQHAVKTEVYKGGITRHRDDELEQYEFLADAYTGAVLEVTKS, encoded by the coding sequence ATGAAAAATCGTGATTTGCTCATTGGATTTGCTGCCGGTGCTGCCGCAGCTTATATCGCAAAGGAAGTTTACGAAAACAAACAAACGCTCTACCCGGCCGACGATGTGTTGAAGAAGGTCAAACAGTCTTTCAAAGAGGAAGGCCCGATCGACGGTTCGTGGATCTTTATGAAAACCGAACCTTACAACCAGCATGCAGTCAAAACCGAAGTGTATAAAGGCGGCATCACGCGGCATCGCGACGATGAACTCGAGCAATACGAGTTTCTGGCCGATGCTTACACCGGAGCTGTCCTGGAAGTCACCAAATCATAG
- a CDS encoding DeoR family transcriptional regulator, which produces MKPTTDRMLIRIKDMYKYILENGTVTTQDLVDEFGITPRTIQRDLNVLAFNELIKSPVRGKWTTTEKKVKMTS; this is translated from the coding sequence ATGAAACCCACAACTGACCGCATGCTCATTCGAATCAAAGACATGTACAAGTACATTCTCGAGAACGGGACTGTGACCACACAGGATCTGGTCGATGAATTCGGCATCACTCCTCGCACCATTCAAAGAGATTTGAATGTGTTGGCCTTTAACGAACTGATCAAAAGCCCAGTTCGGGGCAAATGGACAACGACGGAGAAAAAAGTCAAAATGACGTCCTGA